The genomic segment TGAAAACGGTCAGGGTGGTATAAAGCAGACAGGTAGTCTACTAGGTTTTCATTTTCATCATATGAGCGACGAGTCAAACTTAACAAGGGAAAGCCCACTTCCACGCCGAGTTCTTTAGCAACTTGCGCCGTTGCCGCAGAGGCACTTAAAATTTGCTTTACATGCTTGATTTCTATTCCATTTTTACGAAATATTTCAAGCCGAGTAGTTGTTTCTAAGCTGGCTTTTTCATTGAACTTATTTAGCCCTTTACTCCAACTCACATAATAGCCGAACGCTTCATGTAAGCGGCTTCTCACGCGGGTCATTTTCAATAAGGTTTCGCCTTCAACTAGCGCAAACTCTTCTGCTATTTCTGCCGGTGGGCGGGCAGTCGTTAGTTCGACTACTCTTGCCTCTGAGTGCTGGCCCATAAATTCTAACTCTTGCAGCATTCCGACTAAGGGTGCTTTGACTGGTTTGGGCTGATATTTATGAGTGACATGCGTGCCTTTAGCGCGGCGTCTTGCTACTAGGCCTTCGGCGGCAAGTTCGTCTAGCGCGCGTTTAGCGGTGATCCTTGAAATGCTGAATGCTTGAGACAGGCCTAGTTCAGTTGGTAGCTGCGATCCATCTTCTAAACTACCGTTTAGTATATTCTGTTTAAGCAGGCTGTATAGCTGATAATAAAGGGGCGTAGGGGACTCTTCATTTAACTTGGTCTGGTTGAGCGAAGCAAATTGAGCATCAAATGACATGGGCTATCCATCTCCAATTTTGGGTGGTTCAAGAAAATGATATATCAATATAACAAGATAACATAAATAGTGACGCAAGTCTTTTGTCAGAGGTGAGCACAAAGATCTGTTGTCACAAATATATTTATCCTGTAATGTCCTAATGATAGAACAATAGGTTTTAGTTTGCTGAAGCAACTAATAGAGCTTAAAAGCACATCAATAAAATTGTCAGGAGAACGCTTTGAATACCGATACTCTACCTAAGCAAGATATGTTGACTGCCATGATTTCAATCTTAGGCAAAGACAATGTGTTAACCGATGATTACTCCACCAGTTTGTACGCCCAAGACGTATTTACCAAAGATATTCCAGCCGCCGTGGTTGTCAGTCCAGGTGACAAACACGAGTTATCCCATGTGCTTAAAATAGCGACAGAATTCAAGATGAATGTGGTCCCTCGAGGGGGCGGTATGTCATATACCAAGGGCTATGTGCCAGTGAAAAGCCAAAGCGTTATGATTGATCTTGGGCGCATGGATCGTGTTTTAGAAATAAACACTCAAGATATGTACGTCACCGTAGAAAGCGGATGCACTTGGAAAAAGCTCCACGAAGCACTTAAAGGCAAAGGCGTAAGAACACCATACTGGGGGACGTTATCAGGCAGTAAAGCCACTGTAGGTGGCGGTTTATCACAGAATTCTATTTTTTGGGGGTCAGGTCAATTCGGCACCGCGGTGGATTCTGTCATCGGTTTAGAGGTGGCGTTAGCTGATGGAACATTAGTGACTACAGGCTCAGGGGCACAAATTAATGGTAGCCCTTTTTTCCGTCATTATGGCCCTGACTTAACCGGTATTTTTACCTGTGACAATGGCGCGCTGGGCTTTAAAGCGACTGCCACATTCCGTTTGATACCTGAATTACCCGCAAAAGGGTTTTTAGCTTTTGACTTCAAACAAGGCGATGATTGCATTGCGGCCATGAGCGAGATTTCGCGCCAAGGACTGGCCATGGAGTGCTTTGGTTTTGATCCCTTTTTACAAGCCCTTCGCTTAAAACGTGAAAGCTTAGCCAAAGATGTAAAAGCATTGGCAGGCGTGATGAAGTCATCCGGCTCGTTTCTAGGTGCACTGAAAGATGGGGCTAAGTTGGCGATGGCAGGGCGAGGCTACATGAAAGATGTGGGTTATTCGGTACAAATTATTGTTGAAGACCGCATTGATGCCGCCGTTGAAGCACGTATGAATGACATTCGTGCTATCGCCAAGCAATTTAACGGCAATGAAATTGAAAATAGCATTCCTAAAATTACCCGTTCTAATCCATTTGGGCCAGTCAACAATATGCTTGGGCCTCAAGGTGAACGCTGGGTGCCTGTACATGGTTTGTTTCCACACTCTAAAATTAAGCAGGCTCATGACGGGGTTGAAGCTATTTTTGCACAACATGCCGCTGACATCGAAAAGTTTGATATTGGTGTGGGTTACTTGTTTGCTGTGGTGGCCAACAACTGTTTTGTACTGGAGCCCGTATTCTTTTGGCCTGATGCCTACACAGAAATTCACGAGAAAAGTGTAGAGCCTGACTACCTAGCAAAAGTGGGTAAACATGAGGAAAACCTGCCAGCCAGAGCCAAGGTACACCAAATTCGTACCGAGTTAAGCACATTCTTTAAAGATCTAGGGGGCGTGCATTTGCAAATAGGCAAAACGTATCAGTTTAAAGAGGGGATTGAGCCTGACACCTACAAGATGATCCAAGGTATAAAATCAATCGTTGACCCTGACGGGCGAGTTAATCCTGAAACACTGGGATTAGGGTGAGTTTATGCAGGGTTATCCAGTACTAAAGCACTACGTTACGCTAGGGGGCGATG from the Paraglaciecola mesophila genome contains:
- a CDS encoding FAD-binding oxidoreductase; protein product: MNTDTLPKQDMLTAMISILGKDNVLTDDYSTSLYAQDVFTKDIPAAVVVSPGDKHELSHVLKIATEFKMNVVPRGGGMSYTKGYVPVKSQSVMIDLGRMDRVLEINTQDMYVTVESGCTWKKLHEALKGKGVRTPYWGTLSGSKATVGGGLSQNSIFWGSGQFGTAVDSVIGLEVALADGTLVTTGSGAQINGSPFFRHYGPDLTGIFTCDNGALGFKATATFRLIPELPAKGFLAFDFKQGDDCIAAMSEISRQGLAMECFGFDPFLQALRLKRESLAKDVKALAGVMKSSGSFLGALKDGAKLAMAGRGYMKDVGYSVQIIVEDRIDAAVEARMNDIRAIAKQFNGNEIENSIPKITRSNPFGPVNNMLGPQGERWVPVHGLFPHSKIKQAHDGVEAIFAQHAADIEKFDIGVGYLFAVVANNCFVLEPVFFWPDAYTEIHEKSVEPDYLAKVGKHEENLPARAKVHQIRTELSTFFKDLGGVHLQIGKTYQFKEGIEPDTYKMIQGIKSIVDPDGRVNPETLGLG
- a CDS encoding GntR family transcriptional regulator codes for the protein MSFDAQFASLNQTKLNEESPTPLYYQLYSLLKQNILNGSLEDGSQLPTELGLSQAFSISRITAKRALDELAAEGLVARRRAKGTHVTHKYQPKPVKAPLVGMLQELEFMGQHSEARVVELTTARPPAEIAEEFALVEGETLLKMTRVRSRLHEAFGYYVSWSKGLNKFNEKASLETTTRLEIFRKNGIEIKHVKQILSASAATAQVAKELGVEVGFPLLSLTRRSYDENENLVDYLSALYHPDRFQYRMDLTPEPSNE